Proteins found in one Labrenzia sp. VG12 genomic segment:
- a CDS encoding serine protease, producing the protein MRLFLCCLVSFFVALGNAYSMDFSEPDAPFSPSTLTREEIRFLQTGLTIKRHYFDDLDGLWGRNSQEALEKFISIDLNEDHAPTNLDVMQLVVTTVVEFRLLGWGQTTFPGVDQTLLTPELQADESNGSDEGESYFMGDMALRRLVLSRSEMRATHKKSDPSAELIYSIRQKRIWASFVDYTDGVVFVYSRNNRGNWNTILVAAEREDVGRLLVVIAPLFRGNSADIEPSNRFNRLTDRFLEEFDQAQATEEEKKPPRQNGSGNGKTRKEDDPRGTGTGFAVNAEGYLLTNAHVVNECRALKVRGKPAFIVDKDENFDLALVHVPDLEPAGIAIFADTPAALNSDITTAGFPLSGLLGGLNITRGTVAARKGLGGSGVNMQITAPLQPGNSGGPAVNASGQVVGVVVAKLNATAIAEAIGDIPQNVNFAIRGTNAQLFLHQNGITPRKAVSGEPLAPEEIASRLSAYTFLINCF; encoded by the coding sequence ATGCGCTTGTTCCTTTGTTGTTTGGTCAGTTTCTTTGTCGCCCTCGGCAACGCCTATTCGATGGACTTCAGTGAGCCGGATGCGCCTTTCAGTCCGTCAACGCTGACAAGAGAGGAAATCAGGTTTCTCCAGACCGGACTGACCATCAAGCGGCACTATTTCGATGATCTCGATGGTTTGTGGGGGCGCAACAGCCAGGAGGCCCTGGAAAAATTCATCAGCATCGATCTGAACGAAGATCATGCTCCAACCAATCTGGATGTGATGCAGCTGGTCGTAACGACGGTCGTGGAGTTCAGGCTGCTGGGCTGGGGCCAAACCACGTTTCCAGGCGTTGATCAGACCCTTTTGACACCCGAACTGCAGGCAGATGAAAGCAACGGGTCGGACGAAGGTGAAAGTTATTTCATGGGCGACATGGCTCTTCGGAGACTTGTCCTGTCCAGATCGGAAATGCGGGCGACGCACAAAAAGAGCGATCCCAGTGCGGAACTCATTTATAGCATCAGGCAAAAGCGGATCTGGGCCAGTTTCGTCGACTACACTGATGGCGTGGTTTTTGTTTATTCCCGGAACAATCGCGGAAACTGGAATACCATCTTGGTCGCAGCAGAACGAGAAGACGTTGGCAGGCTGCTCGTCGTAATTGCTCCTCTGTTTCGCGGTAATTCCGCAGACATTGAACCTTCGAATCGTTTCAACAGGCTGACAGATCGCTTCCTGGAAGAGTTCGACCAGGCACAGGCGACCGAAGAAGAAAAGAAGCCCCCACGTCAAAACGGGTCGGGAAACGGCAAGACCAGGAAAGAGGACGACCCACGCGGCACGGGAACCGGTTTTGCGGTCAATGCCGAAGGGTACCTGTTGACCAATGCACACGTCGTGAACGAATGCCGGGCCCTCAAGGTCCGTGGAAAACCGGCCTTCATCGTGGACAAGGACGAAAACTTTGATCTCGCACTGGTTCATGTCCCAGATCTTGAACCGGCCGGCATTGCCATCTTCGCGGACACGCCGGCCGCACTCAATTCGGACATCACGACAGCGGGATTCCCGCTCAGCGGACTGCTTGGCGGATTGAATATCACGCGTGGCACTGTTGCTGCCCGCAAGGGCCTCGGCGGCAGCGGTGTCAACATGCAGATCACGGCACCGCTTCAGCCGGGAAATTCCGGCGGCCCTGCGGTCAATGCCTCGGGCCAGGTCGTTGGAGTTGTTGTTGCCAAACTGAATGCCACAGCGATCGCGGAGGCCATCGGCGACATTCCACAAAACGTCAATTTTGCCATCCGCGGCACAAACGCCCAGCTGTTCCTGCATCAAAACGGCATTACGCCCCGGAAAGCCGTCAGCGGGGAGCCGCTCGCACCGGAAGAAATCGCGTCCCGGCTCAGCGCCTACACGTTTCTGATCAACTGCTTCTAG
- a CDS encoding serine protease — MPIANRLARFFRQFLCCACLCLVWAGTAAAADKLLDLGAPFQPGELTSNERTFLQAGLILYADYDGPLNGDWNRETQAAMERFFATSNLPGPVPNWAALLMAFDTDSVFQVRRWKSHHLDHMGISLLIPFANLEVAENNVSFKDLDSSLEYEIFRNSKARMDKYHSRDPADVASIEKQRDEAVWTTTASYEDRLVYIYSQRLDDGRWATVGIYASRDDARDFALVKASIMRGYREPVTASDRLNKGIDHVVLKLDRLARAQEAAAEEGIPAEPNADEAARNAVATGFAVSSQGHVLTSLHALEGCAGLKVSGHPASLTARDPEFDLALLEVPGLTVENPAAFARAPAALNMDVTVAGYPLSGILGGFNVTRGAVTSLKGLAGTGVTVQISAPVQQGMTGGPVVNHQGEIIGVVAAKLDAKKVAEIIGDVPQNVNFAVSGEIAQLFLFQNGITPSRAPEQAVMVPERMADHLSGFTLAIACKDAGN; from the coding sequence GTGCCGATTGCGAACCGACTTGCCCGCTTTTTCCGCCAGTTCCTCTGCTGCGCCTGTCTTTGTCTCGTGTGGGCCGGCACAGCTGCCGCAGCTGACAAACTTCTGGACCTGGGGGCTCCCTTTCAGCCCGGAGAGCTGACCAGCAACGAGCGAACATTCCTGCAAGCCGGCCTCATCCTTTACGCCGATTATGACGGCCCGCTGAACGGCGACTGGAACCGTGAGACCCAAGCTGCGATGGAGCGTTTTTTCGCAACGTCCAATCTGCCAGGTCCGGTACCGAATTGGGCTGCACTTCTGATGGCCTTTGATACGGATTCCGTGTTTCAGGTCCGTCGCTGGAAAAGCCACCATCTGGACCACATGGGAATTTCCCTTCTGATCCCATTCGCCAACCTTGAAGTGGCGGAAAACAATGTTTCCTTCAAGGATCTGGACAGCTCGCTCGAATACGAGATCTTCAGAAACAGCAAGGCCCGGATGGACAAGTACCATTCACGCGATCCGGCCGATGTGGCCAGCATCGAGAAGCAAAGAGACGAGGCTGTCTGGACGACCACGGCTTCCTACGAAGATCGGCTTGTCTATATCTATTCGCAACGTCTGGATGACGGTCGCTGGGCGACTGTCGGCATTTATGCCAGCCGGGACGACGCACGTGACTTTGCCCTTGTGAAGGCCAGTATCATGCGCGGCTACCGCGAACCGGTCACTGCTTCAGACCGGCTCAACAAGGGGATCGACCATGTTGTGCTGAAACTGGACCGGCTGGCCCGGGCGCAGGAAGCCGCTGCGGAAGAGGGAATACCCGCCGAACCAAATGCCGATGAGGCGGCCAGAAACGCTGTAGCAACAGGGTTCGCCGTATCCTCGCAAGGACATGTCCTGACCAGTTTGCACGCACTGGAAGGCTGCGCCGGCCTGAAGGTTTCCGGACACCCGGCCTCATTGACTGCCAGGGATCCGGAATTCGATCTTGCTCTCCTGGAAGTGCCTGGCCTGACAGTGGAAAATCCTGCCGCCTTCGCCCGCGCTCCGGCGGCACTCAACATGGATGTAACGGTTGCAGGTTATCCCCTGTCAGGGATTCTCGGCGGCTTCAACGTGACCCGCGGTGCAGTCACCTCTCTCAAGGGACTGGCCGGAACGGGGGTAACAGTTCAGATTTCTGCTCCGGTTCAGCAGGGCATGACCGGTGGCCCGGTTGTCAATCACCAGGGTGAAATCATTGGCGTCGTTGCCGCCAAACTGGATGCCAAAAAAGTGGCCGAGATTATCGGCGACGTACCGCAGAACGTGAACTTCGCAGTCAGCGGCGAAATTGCGCAGCTGTTCCTGTTTCAGAACGGCATAACGCCAAGTCGCGCGCCGGAGCAGGCGGTCATGGTTCCGGAACGCATGGCCGACCACTTGTCCGGCTTCACGCTCGCCATCGCTTGCAAGGACGCGGGAAACTGA